Proteins encoded within one genomic window of uncultured Draconibacterium sp.:
- a CDS encoding FecR domain-containing protein translates to MQDKRPIKSLIIAELDGDISFEEKKLLYNWISKSETNARYYTQIKDIWEASLADASELAQTPREWERLSRRIAGYTKDSSKNIWSSYWPQIAAVLIIGLLITSLSALYFSNSKPIYLTSAAPQGSVAQTILPDGTSIFLNAGSELKYDVNPKSKLREVFINGEAWFNVEQNKKRPFIVHTSFYDVKVLGTKFNVKAYKEEETITTTLEEGLVHIISTNHLRLEEEVTLHPGQQLVFNKNDRNLQLKNVDTRLFTSWRNNQLIFLEMSFGDLVQLLERKYGVEIEVVDESILKEHYTGTIKNESILEILNIIKHTHPIGYDIKGQKIFIHKKTN, encoded by the coding sequence GAACTTGACGGCGACATTTCGTTTGAAGAAAAGAAATTACTTTATAACTGGATTTCGAAATCAGAAACAAATGCCCGTTATTATACACAAATAAAAGATATTTGGGAAGCATCGCTGGCTGATGCCTCTGAACTTGCACAAACTCCTCGCGAATGGGAACGTTTATCACGTCGTATTGCCGGTTACACAAAAGATTCATCTAAAAATATATGGTCAAGTTATTGGCCTCAGATAGCAGCAGTGCTAATTATTGGATTGTTAATTACCAGCTTGAGTGCCCTGTATTTTTCGAACAGCAAGCCTATTTATCTTACATCTGCTGCCCCTCAAGGATCAGTAGCACAAACCATTTTGCCCGATGGCACTAGCATTTTTTTAAATGCTGGATCAGAACTAAAATACGACGTAAACCCCAAAAGTAAACTGCGCGAAGTGTTTATAAACGGAGAAGCATGGTTTAATGTTGAGCAGAATAAGAAAAGGCCTTTTATTGTACATACCTCTTTTTACGATGTAAAGGTGCTGGGAACAAAATTTAATGTAAAGGCATATAAAGAAGAAGAAACAATAACCACTACGCTGGAAGAAGGTTTAGTACATATTATCTCAACAAATCATTTAAGGCTTGAAGAGGAGGTTACTCTTCACCCGGGACAACAACTGGTATTCAATAAAAACGATAGAAATCTTCAATTAAAAAATGTTGACACCCGGCTTTTTACGTCATGGCGCAATAATCAATTAATTTTTCTTGAAATGTCGTTTGGCGATCTAGTACAACTGCTTGAACGAAAGTATGGAGTAGAAATTGAAGTAGTAGATGAATCGATATTAAAAGAACATTACACCGGAACAATAAAAAATGAATCGATACTCGAAATTTTGAACATTATAAAACACACCCACCCAATAGGATATGATATAAAAGGACAAAAAATATTTATTCACAAAAAAACAAATTAA